CTAAGCTCTCATAAATGATTCTAGGGTAAGGATTTTATTGTCTTCAGCCATTATGGCATTATGGTATTACATTATTATGGTTTGATTTATTCTAAGAAAAATCCAAAATCTCCAGCTCTCAGAATAGATCTGATATTCTTCTGATATTCTCTTGCAATACTCAGTTGTAGTGCTGAAAATCGAATCCTCTCCATTCTTCTCGATAAATCGCCTTCGAATTGTTCCTAACTTTTAAGAACATTTATATGTTAGGGAGTGAAAGTTAAAGGATGATGCCTGCGAAGAGGACTGGGTTAAAGACGATCAACGTCGATGAAGACATATTCAATTACTTTTATGAACAGTATAAAAGGGAGAAGGAGAATGCACGCTTACTCGGTGAGCCCGGGCCGAAGAGCTTCGTAAGGTTTATGACCGATAAGCTTCGCGAATTGAAGAAGTTGGAAGAGAAGAGGAAGCCGAGGTTCGAACACTTCAACGTGTATGAAGATCACGTTACGATAAGGGATAACGAAGCGAAGCGCCTTATAGATGTCTACGTGAGGAATCAGGGCATAAGAAAGATACTGTGGTGTGAATTCTGCAAGAGTCAAGAGTGTGTGCATGTAGGTTACGCATGGAGCCTACCGTATATACAGAAGGTCCTCGCCGATTCATGATTTATGAATTATGAATTTGGTGTAGAGGCTCGTTGAGATGGATCTAAGCGAATGGTGGCCGTGGTACAGTAAGATAATCTCTACATTCAGATTCGATCGAAGTGAGGATCAGAGGTCTGCAGATATCTTAAGTAATCTATTGAAGGGTAGAGGTTTGGAGCCATCGGATGTGAGAAGATTAATTGAATATAAGCCTGTGATCGTATTCGGTGCAGGCCCATCGCTAAAGAATGATTTGATGAGATTATCTAAGTTCGATCTGCTGAGCTCCTGTGTAGTGATCTCTGCAGACGGTGCTACCACCGCGCTATTGAGTATCGATAAGATTCCTAATATCGTAGTCAGTGATCTAGATGGAAGGATTTCTGATCTGATCGAGGCGAACCGGAGAGGTGCATATATGGTGATCCATGCACACGGTGATAATATCCCAGCTATAGAGAAGTATGTGCCGATGTTGGATCGAGTTTTGGGCACTACCCAAGCCGAGCCGAGGCCTCACGTGTACAATTTTGGAGGTTTTACAGATGGCGATAGGGCCGTATTTTTAGCTGTCGAATTTGATGCGAAGGTGATCGGTTTAGCGGGTATGGATCTGGGTAATGAAATAGGTGAATATTCTAAGCCCATCGTGAAATCTTATGAAATTAAGCTCATGAAGCTCAAATTCTGTAAAGAATTGTTAGAATGGCTATCCTCTAAGACCGATATACCACTCTACAACTTAACGAGTAATGGTGAAGTGATCAAAGGCTTCAGGAATGTGACACCGTCAGAATTCCTTCAAGAGATAGAAGGATGATGGTGGTGGTGAGAAGAGAAGATGGTAAAGAGGCAAAAATACCAACTTAACGGATGATGGCACTAATTCTGCATTTAATCTCAAGACCTCCTATTCTAGATTTATGAAAAGAAATCGATAAGTTAAGAATAAAATACAAATAGTGTTTTGAAGGTTGTTTAAGGTGGTGTAGAAGGTGTGAATAAAGAGAAGTATCTTATGTACCTCTCCATCACGTATCTACTCCTAACCACGAGCGTATTTACTTTTGATGCAATGGGCCGGTCGGAAACTTTATCATTTACACTCAACCATAAGTTTAGTGTCAATGAACAGGGTTTCGTACTCATTGAAGATGTCATCACCATATCTAACCTTGCCGAAACTCCTACACAGTTACCAAATCTCATCGTAAATTACCCACCCGATTATAAGGGGCACATCGCCGATATAATTATCAAGGGCCCGACCCGACTCACATATACCATTCTTGTACGTAATACTTCGACGAGCATCTCCATCTCACCCAAAGAGCCATACTCAATACCCTCGAGATCGGATGTGAAGGTATTCATCAAGATCTATCTGATAGGCCTTCTAAAGTTTGTAGATACTTCGATGTATGAGATCATCGTACCATCGACTCCCAGCATGAACGTACCATTGAAGAGGGTATATGTGAATATCAGCTCACCACTAGGTACAGAGTTTCAAGGATTATCGGGCTTCAGCTACTCAAAAGGTAAAACTTACCAGTATTGGAATGCTACATTCTCCAATATCGATGCTGAGAGATCGAATTTCATCAGGGCCCATCTACGGATCATAGATAATCCGAACTTTTCGATCCTCAAATACCCCATCATAGAGAGAGAAATCGTACTTTCACCCACCGGCTCTATAAATATTATCGAAACGATCAAGGTAGAGAATCTAGGCCATAGCCCCATATCAAAATTACGATTATCCCTACTCGATCCGAACCTAAAGAGCATTACAATCGTCCCTGAAACCACTCCTCCCCTCATCGAAAGGTCTGTACGAGAGTTGCAAGATGGCATAATAGATATACAATCGATCTTTAGAATCCCTTTAGAGAAGGGTTCTGTACTTACCTTAAAGTACGAATACCCATTACCTAAAGGATTCATCGGTGTGAGTGGGAATCTGATCGACCTATCGATCCCTCTAACCCCACCTGTACAAGGTGTAGCATCGAAATTTGTGTTGAAGTTTAATCTGCCGAACGGATTCTTGATCGATAGATACTCTCTAATCGGCGATGGTAAGATCGAAGAACTGCCCAAGGGCTTCGTGGTTCATAGAGTAAATGCATCCTCCATAAGTGAAGATAAGGTTTCAGTAGTAGTGAGGCTCGGTTTGGTATGGGCCTCGAGTGGTATAATGCCCATCGCCAGCACAATATTCATCATACTACTGATCGCGACCCTCTATTTAGAGGGTATTAAATTGAGTGGTGAGAGGGGCAGAGTAGCGGTGATCAGTAAATATGCAGACGCCTTTGAAGAAAAGATATCTTCTATTGAAGATATCCTCCAATCATTAAAGCCCTTTGCACAGATCTCTAGAGCTGATGTAGATAGGGTGAAGAGGGATCTGGAGCTCATCAATTCAAGATCGGCCTCTAGGATTGGTGAAGCTAAGGGCGAATTGTTATCGAAGATTCCCGAGATGCATGATCTAATCGCTAAGATAACGAATGTGGAGCGAGGGTACGATCGAGCGGTTAGAGATTTTATCAACCTTTATGAGCGATACACAATTGGCAAGGTCGGGAAGGAAGCGATGGGTAGGCTGATAGTGAGCCATGAAAGGAGTATACGTGAAGCTGCCCAACAATTACAGACTCTACTCGATGCGATGAGACGTGGATCGAAAGTTTAGTATTTAGTACTATCTATCTAGTACGGTACAATGAAATTTTATTCTAAGAGCAAAATTGATGATATTAATTAGTAAGGTTTCTGTGGGTTTAACAACGAGAAGAAGATCCGTATAGTCTCTCTATTCCCGCCATTCTTATCTATCGATTCCAAGACCCTCCCCTCCACTTCGCTTACAAATTCCTCGGTAAATTTTGACGATAGAGTTACCGCACTATCTATTAAGTCTAGAGCTAGAGGTAGATTTGTCGCTTCATTGAAGAAGTTCGGCTGGCCCATCCATTCCAGAATCCTATCGGTTTCGATCCGGGAAGGGTATTCGATTTCACAGGGAGGTACGTAATCGTACGCCCTCACCTGCATCCTTCTCAACCCTTTAAACTCGGAGGGGTCGAGTTCGAGATATTCGAAGGGCGAATAGATCCACCTCTCCGCTTCTTCTAAAGGACTTTCAGACCATCTGGAAGATTGTGCATACCTTGCAAGACGAGTATATACATGAACGGGTTTATCACCGATGAGTTTATGATAATCGAATACCGTGCGTACTGGCATGATTAGAGATAGAATGAGTTTATCGATGATCGATACGAAGGGGTTATTCCTATCCTGTAACGCTAAATAACCTCCTATAACTCTCGTGTGGCTCCTCTTTATCACACCTATCACCTTACCACTCTTTAGTAATTTCTCCGTATCTTGAGATATTTCTCGAATCAATCTCTCCTCTTCTGTACCATAGAGGCCCTGCTTCTTGATTCTTACCGCCGAATATACAAAACCGTAAAAGCTCCCATCGAGTATGACGAGGTCTGATTTAGATAATGCTTCTAAGGCGAGCCTTCTCTCTGCATAGGTCGTTAAGAGGTCGAAGAAGAATCTGCTCTTATCTTCAGAAAATGCTTGCCTCCTCTTGAATACACCAGCCCTAAAGGATTCCTCTCGCTCATTACCTTTAAGGTATATAATACCGGATGCGAATACACCATACCTAATACCGAGCCTTTCACTCAACCTTGGTGATTTGGAGCTATCGATCGCAGCGATCCTTGAGACCGATTCTACATTCGGAAGCTTATCGAAATATGATTGTAAAAACTGGAGTTTTTCATACTCCTTATTAAGCTTTTGAATCGATTCACCAACCCTCTTAGATTCTTCATCGGCCAATTCAAAGAAACGATGCTGTAGATCTTGAGGTAGCTTTATCCATTCTAAAAACTCCATCTCTTATCCCTCCATGCAGAATTAGAGTTTATAGGTTATAAGCAGAGGGATCGGTGATGGGTTCATAACTCCTGTAAAGTAGAACATACCAGGTTTCAATTGAAGCATCTGGTCTGGAGTTATCCCATAGGGTGATAGCCACTCCGATGCCCCACCCTCACCACCAGCATCTAAAGGATGAATCCTCCCGAAGAATTGTGTGTTGAGATTTCTTCTAACCGCTGCATTTATCCCTATCTCGCCCCTTATCCCCTGGGCTATGAGTGTAAGGTTGAGTGACCTTTTCCTCCCTAACGCTGCCAGATCCTTTATCATATCGGATGTCTCGCCCTGAATCCCCCTTGGCTCCCAAGGTGCGTACTGAGGTGCTTCATCTATGATCAGGGCGATATTCAGATCATTCCCAGCCTCCATCAGGTTGTAAAGGTATTTAGAAAGGGATAGGAAGAAGCCCAGCTTCGCCTCTGCCAGTGCTCCACTCATATCTATAATGATCACCACTCTCTCTTCGAACTTCTTAAGGAGCTCCTCTACACTTACAGTACCCATCACCGGGCGTAGATCTGAAGGTTTTAACCTTCTAAATACCCTTCTCATAGCCCTTTCAGCGGAGGATCTCCAATCATCTCTCTTTATAGTGGATAGGCTCATTTGAACGTGCTTCTTGATCTGCCCATATAGAGCTTCAGCAGATTCATCACCTCTAAACTCTTCACGTGTACGCTTTACTTTATCCAACCAACCCTCTATAAAGCTATCAAAACCATCCCTCACATTATCGTTATTCGCAAAGCCGAATGTCTTATCTTCAAAGTAACTTAGGATCGATTCTTCATCCAAAGAGATTTCCATAATATTTATCTTCTCAACTTGGTTTGAATCCTGAAAGTATGGTGCGTAATCGGTACCGCTCCAATCGAGTATCAATACTCTATAACCCGCTCTGATGTACAGTGGTATGAGGACGTAACGAGTAAAGAACGATTTGCCACTACCCGTAGAGCCATAGACCGCGACGTGGTACGGTATGAATGTCTTCTTTACCGGAACATACCACGTCTCGTGACCCTCCAAATATGCATCCATCCATAAAATATCATCACCTTTGGCGATCCATTCCAATGGTTTATCACTCTCCTCTAACAGGTATACGGGAGATCTGGGCTGAATGATGGTGCGGTTCGGCTCTACACCATTCTTAGTGATTACTCCGATGGGCCTTATCGTAAAGGAATACACTTCTCTAGCTCCCGATGGTTCACCACCATACTTCATATAGGCTACATCTGGCCTGTAAGATGTATGGTTAAGAAACTCATTCTTACCCAAGCCCTCTCTAACGACACCAACTATACAATTTATAGGATCCTTTTCACCACCATTTTTAATCAAGACCAACTCTTCGGCGCGTATACTCCTCTCTAAGTCTTTAAGTAGTATGA
The DNA window shown above is from Nitrososphaerales archaeon and carries:
- a CDS encoding DUF115 domain-containing protein produces the protein MDLSEWWPWYSKIISTFRFDRSEDQRSADILSNLLKGRGLEPSDVRRLIEYKPVIVFGAGPSLKNDLMRLSKFDLLSSCVVISADGATTALLSIDKIPNIVVSDLDGRISDLIEANRRGAYMVIHAHGDNIPAIEKYVPMLDRVLGTTQAEPRPHVYNFGGFTDGDRAVFLAVEFDAKVIGLAGMDLGNEIGEYSKPIVKSYEIKLMKLKFCKELLEWLSSKTDIPLYNLTSNGEVIKGFRNVTPSEFLQEIEG
- a CDS encoding DNA double-strand break repair nuclease NurA; this translates as MEFLEWIKLPQDLQHRFFELADEESKRVGESIQKLNKEYEKLQFLQSYFDKLPNVESVSRIAAIDSSKSPRLSERLGIRYGVFASGIIYLKGNEREESFRAGVFKRRQAFSEDKSRFFFDLLTTYAERRLALEALSKSDLVILDGSFYGFVYSAVRIKKQGLYGTEEERLIREISQDTEKLLKSGKVIGVIKRSHTRVIGGYLALQDRNNPFVSIIDKLILSLIMPVRTVFDYHKLIGDKPVHVYTRLARYAQSSRWSESPLEEAERWIYSPFEYLELDPSEFKGLRRMQVRAYDYVPPCEIEYPSRIETDRILEWMGQPNFFNEATNLPLALDLIDSAVTLSSKFTEEFVSEVEGRVLESIDKNGGNRETIRIFFSLLNPQKPY
- a CDS encoding ATP-binding protein, with translation MPKLIGRVADGSTETFARVILLKDLERSIRAEELVLIKNGGEKDPINCIVGVVREGLGKNEFLNHTSYRPDVAYMKYGGEPSGAREVYSFTIRPIGVITKNGVEPNRTIIQPRSPVYLLEESDKPLEWIAKGDDILWMDAYLEGHETWYVPVKKTFIPYHVAVYGSTGSGKSFFTRYVLIPLYIRAGYRVLILDWSGTDYAPYFQDSNQVEKINIMEISLDEESILSYFEDKTFGFANNDNVRDGFDSFIEGWLDKVKRTREEFRGDESAEALYGQIKKHVQMSLSTIKRDDWRSSAERAMRRVFRRLKPSDLRPVMGTVSVEELLKKFEERVVIIIDMSGALAEAKLGFFLSLSKYLYNLMEAGNDLNIALIIDEAPQYAPWEPRGIQGETSDMIKDLAALGRKRSLNLTLIAQGIRGEIGINAAVRRNLNTQFFGRIHPLDAGGEGGASEWLSPYGITPDQMLQLKPGMFYFTGVMNPSPIPLLITYKL